The Paenibacillus sp. RC334 nucleotide sequence ACTGGAAGCGGCGCGCTCTTTTTTACCGGATAAGCGTGTGAAATTTTGGCTGGCTGGAGATGCGCTCTTCGGCGAAGAGGAATACAAACGCCGTCTGGAATCCACGATGCGCGAATACGGATTAGACAACGTTAATTTACTTGGACACGTCGATGACATTCAGGGCTTGATGCAGCGTTGTGATCTGCTGATTCACACCTCCATCACACCGGAGCCGTTCGGGCAGGTCATTATTGAAGGCATGGCCGCAGGGCTGCCGGTGATTGCTTCGAATGAGGGTGGACCCAGGGAAACCGTCGTACCGAACGAAACCGGGCTACTTATTGAACCGGGTGATCCGGCCAAGCTGGAAGAAGCCATCCGCTGGATGCTGGAGCATCCACAGGAACGTCAGCAAATGGGCGATAAAGGGATGGAACGGGTCAAGAAGCATTTTGTTATCGAGAACACGGTTAAGGATATAGTTCATTACTATAAGGGTTTGTTGGCAGGAGTCTGACCGACATTCGCGTTAAAGGATGATTCAGATGAAAATAGCGATAGCACACGATTACTTAATCCAAATGGGCGGAGCGGAAAGGGTGGTAGAGGTATTCCACGATATGTATCCGGAGGCTCCAATCTTCACAACGGTGTTCAGCGACGACCGCCTGTCGAACAACTTGAAGGATGCAGATATTAGAGCCACCTGGCTACAGAACATCCCGGGAGTGAAGGCCAATTTCAAAGGAGTGCTGCCGCTGTACCCCATCGCTATCCGTGATTTTGATTTTAGGGATTTCGACATTGTGTTAAGCTCCAGCAGCGCATTTATGAAAAGCATCCAGGTACCTAAACATACGTTTCACATTTGTTACTGTCACACACCGATGCGGTTTGCCTGGGATTACGATACATATATGGCCCGGCAGTCCAAATCCAACCTGCTCAAAAGCATGCTAAAGCTTTACATGAATCGGTTGAAAACATGGGATGCCAAAACTTCTCGCAACGTAAACCAATTTGTCGCCAACTCTTCGGTCGTCAAACGGAGAATCCTGCACTATTACCAACGGGAGTCGGATGTCATTTTCCCTCCTGTTAATACATCCCGTTTCCAACGTGCTACAAGCATCGGTGACTATTACCTGATCGTATCCCGGTTAGTGTCCTACAAGCGCGTTGACCTGGCGATTGAGGCATTCAAGCGCAATGGTCTCAAGTTGCGCATTGTCGGTGAAGGACCGGATCGCAAAAGACT carries:
- a CDS encoding glycosyltransferase, whose product is MKIAIAHDYLIQMGGAERVVEVFHDMYPEAPIFTTVFSDDRLSNNLKDADIRATWLQNIPGVKANFKGVLPLYPIAIRDFDFRDFDIVLSSSSAFMKSIQVPKHTFHICYCHTPMRFAWDYDTYMARQSKSNLLKSMLKLYMNRLKTWDAKTSRNVNQFVANSSVVKRRILHYYQRESDVIFPPVNTSRFQRATSIGDYYLIVSRLVSYKRVDLAIEAFKRNGLKLRIVGEGPDRKRLEGMASPNIEFLGRLEDEEVNKLMAECRALVFPGEEDFGITPLEANAAGRPVIAYQGGGALDTIVPNVNGVFFRRHQVEDVLEAVAKVEQHAWDVDGIISHARKFDEDTFKDHFKKYVEQAYVNFLKGG